A portion of the Acidobacteriaceae bacterium genome contains these proteins:
- a CDS encoding hydroxymethylpyrimidine/phosphomethylpyrimidine kinase, whose translation MWYTILKKVLDIRRPFSRVFALMPTASKAASPPVLLSIAGFDPSSGAGITADLAVFGAHHCFGTSAISVMTVQSTRGVAGVEESCPDLLGRTLAHLTEDLPPDGIKIGALGSQKLAEKVFFLLGAFPSIPVVFDPVLLSSSGKPLFALEDIPALKSGLLNRVSWITPNWAELALLSGRPVGNREEAELAADELAALFPKLNIVATGGDQKHPADLVRLFDGEKQWLEGEHIDSTSTHGTGCAFSSSLLANLVLGQEPFTAASNAKAFVTEAIRCAPRIGHGRGPLDLLWPLRQGSSA comes from the coding sequence ATGTGGTACACCATTCTCAAGAAAGTTCTTGACATACGGAGGCCGTTTTCCCGCGTTTTTGCGCTGATGCCAACTGCATCCAAAGCGGCTTCTCCCCCTGTTTTGCTCTCCATCGCCGGATTCGATCCGTCGTCGGGGGCAGGAATCACTGCGGATTTAGCGGTCTTCGGAGCACACCACTGCTTCGGAACCAGCGCGATTTCGGTGATGACGGTGCAATCTACCCGTGGAGTTGCCGGGGTTGAAGAATCGTGTCCCGATCTTTTGGGGCGGACTTTAGCCCACCTCACGGAAGATCTTCCACCGGACGGAATTAAGATCGGGGCGCTCGGTAGTCAAAAACTGGCCGAAAAAGTATTTTTCTTGCTTGGGGCATTTCCCTCGATTCCTGTCGTTTTCGACCCGGTTTTACTCTCATCCTCCGGAAAACCACTCTTTGCCCTGGAAGACATTCCTGCCCTGAAAAGCGGTTTGCTGAACCGCGTGAGTTGGATCACACCCAACTGGGCAGAGCTGGCTTTGCTCTCCGGCAGGCCGGTCGGGAACCGGGAAGAAGCAGAGTTGGCCGCTGATGAACTTGCCGCTCTTTTCCCGAAGCTCAACATCGTAGCAACAGGTGGAGATCAGAAGCATCCGGCGGATCTTGTCCGCCTCTTTGATGGGGAAAAGCAATGGTTGGAAGGCGAGCACATCGACTCAACCAGCACACACGGAACAGGCTGCGCTTTTTCTTCTTCGCTACTCGCGAACCTTGTGCTCGGGCAAGAGCCCTTCACAGCGGCGTCTAACGCAAAAGCTTTCGTCACCGAAGCTATTCGCTGCGCACCCAGAATTGGCCATGGCAGGGGACCACTCGACCTTCTTTGGCCCCTTCGTCAAGGATCGTCCGCCTAG
- a CDS encoding CPBP family intramembrane metalloprotease, which yields MSNTPVKLATPRMLHLALFATGLLWLFAAHTAAAHAARGFSTLLSLPLLDHLLRAVFELLLLLAGFTALEWIATRQGSLSQTNALPWRATTGREFRLGFALGWAMLVAVALLIVVFGQLHSLFWFAGRAWMIAAIEILTLALSTLVAEIAFRGFLFRELINAVGEVAAMVLMAMIYALVSSFSPNSGSLSVTVVFIFGFLYSIAYLRTHALWTGWGIHFGWTVMMGVFFGLPIMSSGVYSSVVSSDLSGPAWLNGGVFGPDGSTLAIAAALGGMAVLYQMTREFSWQYTHTPIVAGGYAVDPPPPAEHLALERSASFSSPAAPASLIQIQAATSQTSSTVAAIDKHLRTGNSEPPVE from the coding sequence TTGTCGAACACCCCAGTCAAGCTCGCCACACCGCGTATGTTGCACCTCGCGCTGTTTGCGACCGGCCTGCTATGGCTTTTTGCCGCTCATACAGCCGCAGCACATGCCGCTCGCGGCTTCTCCACGCTCCTGTCGCTGCCGCTGCTGGATCATCTCCTGCGTGCAGTGTTTGAACTGCTACTGCTCCTCGCTGGCTTCACCGCGTTGGAGTGGATCGCGACCCGGCAGGGAAGCCTGAGCCAGACAAATGCGTTGCCTTGGCGCGCCACCACCGGGCGAGAGTTCCGACTCGGCTTTGCGTTGGGTTGGGCGATGCTCGTCGCTGTAGCTCTGCTCATCGTCGTCTTCGGACAGCTTCACTCGCTCTTTTGGTTCGCCGGGCGCGCCTGGATGATCGCAGCCATCGAAATCCTTACGTTGGCGCTCTCCACTCTCGTCGCAGAGATCGCCTTCCGCGGCTTCCTCTTCCGCGAACTGATCAACGCCGTCGGCGAAGTCGCCGCCATGGTTCTCATGGCGATGATCTATGCCTTAGTCTCGTCTTTTTCTCCGAACTCGGGAAGCCTCAGCGTCACAGTCGTGTTCATCTTTGGCTTCCTTTATTCCATCGCCTATCTGCGTACCCACGCACTCTGGACAGGCTGGGGAATCCACTTCGGCTGGACCGTCATGATGGGCGTCTTCTTCGGCCTCCCGATCATGAGTTCCGGCGTCTACTCGAGCGTTGTCTCCAGTGATCTTTCCGGACCTGCCTGGCTGAACGGTGGCGTCTTCGGCCCGGATGGCTCGACGCTGGCCATCGCTGCGGCTCTGGGTGGCATGGCCGTTCTGTACCAGATGACCCGTGAGTTCTCCTGGCAGTACACCCATACGCCGATCGTGGCCGGTGGCTACGCGGTAGACCCGCCACCACCAGCGGAGCACCTCGCTCTGGAGCGTTCTGCATCGTTCTCTTCGCCAGCGGCTCCGGCCTCTCTCATCCAGATCCAGGCCGCCACCTCGCAGACCTCATCCACGGTCGCAGCCATCGACAAGCATTTGCGTACAGGAAACTCCGAACCTCCTGTCGAATAA
- the dnaE gene encoding DNA polymerase III subunit alpha yields the protein MAAEFTHLHLHTDYSLLDGACDVDKLAKHLKKIGQTSAAMTDHGNIFGAVHFFDAMKKKDLKPILGTELYICKEEDHRREFADPQSKYNHLLLLAENEVGYRNLVRLTSEAALHGFYKKPRVSKNFLAKHTEGLICLSGCLAGELQQNLMAGDYEGAKRVAGEYETMFGRGNFFLETQDHNLDVDANVVKQMFQLEKDLDIPLIATNDAHYIEDADSRAHEILLCVQTAGSMNDPKRFKFDTQEFYIKTAEEMHRLFAERPEVCTRTMQFPERCNLKLKPVDNPFPHFDCPDGMDLDTHFEDVCRKGWAMRRNTAVRHLEETGKIRHTIAEYEERLTREIECIKSMKFPGYFMIVWDFIRYAKEQNIPVGPGRGSAAGSLVAYVMEITDVDPIQNNLLFERFLNPERVSMPDIDIDFEPMRRGEVIDYVKEKYGIDQVAQIITFNTMAAKAAIKDVGRALDTPYGEVDRIAKLIPPTIGITIEQALKESDQLAQAYDSDPKVKEIIDTALRLEGLVRGAGVHAAGVVIAPQPLTELVPVTRTKDEAIVTSYDMKAVEKMGLLKMDFLGLTTLTVIYECLNLIKKNRGVEIDLAKIDLEDQITYERVFHRALTSGVFQFESGGMRDVLRRYKPTSIEDLTALNALYRPGPIQGGMIDDFIERKWGRRAVEFPFPEVEPILRETLGVIVYQEQVMQISSAIGGYSLGGADLLRRAMGKKIAEEMAKQRVTFMEGAAKLKFDKSKAGALFDLMEQFAGYGFNKSHSAAYALLAYQTAWLKTHYPVEFMAALLTSETSNPQNVVKYIQECRELGIAVMPPDVQRSDASFTPAGDMIVFGMAAIKNVGQNAILSIIEARDALKVEGKPGFTTLWEFCEKVDLRLMNKRVLESLCKAGAMDALGNRSQVFSALDKAIERAQKAQRDALSGQSGLFGMFSDEPAAGAKTDAEALPLAPDWDEHTRLQNEKDVLGFFVSGHPMDKYREKLRNMKVLDTATACEMKPEPVVFSRGKAEPQNEISIAGVITGLKVAKSKRSGELYASAILEDTVGKIDLIVFPASYEKLAEKLKMEVPVVVRGSLRGEEDSAPKLAISGITALEDIKIKLPDALRIKVPLHSPDAELLQKLQALFAGAPGTGKLMLRLEEPDQFAVDMEPQGVMVAADVAFVESIEALIGKGAVQIIQ from the coding sequence ATGGCCGCCGAGTTTACGCATCTCCATCTCCACACCGATTATTCGCTCCTCGATGGAGCCTGCGACGTCGACAAGCTCGCCAAACATCTAAAGAAAATCGGCCAGACCTCGGCCGCCATGACCGACCACGGCAACATCTTTGGAGCCGTGCACTTCTTCGACGCGATGAAGAAGAAGGACCTCAAGCCAATCCTCGGCACTGAGCTCTACATCTGTAAGGAAGAAGACCATCGCCGCGAATTCGCGGACCCGCAATCCAAGTACAACCACCTGTTGCTGCTTGCCGAAAACGAAGTCGGCTACCGCAACCTTGTGCGCCTTACGTCTGAGGCTGCGCTGCATGGTTTCTACAAGAAGCCGCGTGTGTCGAAGAACTTTCTCGCCAAGCATACCGAGGGCCTGATTTGTCTTTCCGGTTGTCTCGCCGGTGAGCTTCAGCAGAACCTGATGGCAGGGGATTACGAAGGCGCCAAGCGTGTTGCCGGCGAGTACGAAACGATGTTCGGGCGCGGCAACTTCTTCCTCGAAACACAGGATCACAACCTCGATGTGGACGCGAATGTCGTCAAGCAGATGTTCCAGCTTGAGAAGGACCTCGACATCCCGCTGATCGCGACCAACGATGCGCATTACATCGAAGACGCGGACTCGCGTGCGCATGAAATCCTGCTCTGCGTGCAGACCGCGGGCAGCATGAACGACCCGAAGCGCTTCAAGTTCGACACGCAGGAGTTCTACATCAAGACGGCGGAAGAGATGCATCGTCTCTTCGCCGAGCGGCCTGAAGTCTGCACTCGCACCATGCAGTTCCCGGAACGTTGCAACCTCAAGCTGAAGCCCGTAGATAATCCGTTCCCGCACTTCGATTGCCCGGACGGCATGGACCTCGATACGCACTTCGAAGACGTCTGCCGCAAGGGTTGGGCGATGCGTCGAAACACCGCGGTGCGCCACCTCGAAGAAACCGGAAAAATTCGCCACACCATCGCGGAGTACGAAGAGCGGCTGACGCGCGAAATTGAGTGCATCAAGAGCATGAAGTTCCCTGGCTACTTCATGATCGTGTGGGACTTCATCCGTTACGCGAAGGAGCAGAACATCCCCGTCGGCCCAGGCCGTGGATCGGCTGCAGGCTCTCTCGTCGCGTATGTGATGGAGATCACGGACGTCGATCCGATCCAGAACAATCTCCTCTTCGAGCGCTTCCTGAACCCCGAGCGTGTGTCCATGCCTGATATCGATATCGACTTCGAACCCATGCGCCGCGGCGAAGTCATCGACTATGTAAAAGAGAAGTACGGCATCGACCAGGTCGCGCAGATCATTACCTTCAACACGATGGCTGCGAAGGCTGCGATCAAGGATGTTGGTCGCGCGCTTGACACGCCGTACGGAGAAGTGGACCGCATCGCGAAGCTCATTCCGCCCACGATCGGCATCACGATCGAGCAGGCGTTGAAGGAGAGCGATCAGCTCGCGCAGGCTTATGACAGCGACCCAAAGGTGAAGGAGATCATCGACACGGCGCTGCGTCTTGAAGGTCTCGTGCGAGGCGCCGGTGTGCACGCTGCGGGTGTCGTGATCGCGCCGCAGCCGCTCACAGAGCTGGTTCCCGTGACGCGTACCAAGGACGAAGCCATCGTCACCAGCTATGACATGAAGGCCGTCGAAAAGATGGGCCTGCTGAAGATGGACTTCCTTGGCCTGACGACGCTGACGGTCATCTACGAATGCCTCAATCTGATCAAAAAAAACCGTGGCGTTGAGATTGACCTCGCCAAGATCGATCTCGAGGATCAAATCACCTATGAGCGCGTCTTTCATCGCGCACTCACCTCGGGCGTCTTCCAGTTTGAATCCGGCGGCATGCGTGACGTGCTCCGTCGTTACAAGCCGACTTCCATCGAAGATCTCACCGCGTTGAACGCGCTTTATCGCCCAGGCCCTATTCAGGGCGGCATGATCGACGACTTCATCGAGCGCAAGTGGGGACGCCGCGCGGTGGAGTTTCCGTTCCCGGAAGTTGAACCGATCCTGCGAGAGACGTTGGGCGTCATCGTCTACCAGGAGCAGGTCATGCAGATCTCGTCGGCGATCGGCGGGTACTCGCTGGGCGGCGCCGATTTGCTGCGTCGTGCAATGGGTAAGAAAATTGCTGAGGAGATGGCCAAGCAGCGCGTTACCTTCATGGAAGGCGCGGCGAAGCTGAAGTTCGATAAGTCGAAGGCCGGTGCGCTCTTCGATCTGATGGAACAGTTCGCAGGGTATGGCTTCAACAAGTCGCACTCGGCGGCATATGCGTTGCTGGCCTATCAAACGGCCTGGCTGAAGACGCACTACCCGGTCGAGTTCATGGCCGCGCTGCTGACTTCGGAAACGTCGAACCCGCAGAACGTCGTGAAGTACATCCAGGAGTGCCGCGAGCTCGGCATCGCGGTCATGCCGCCGGACGTACAGCGATCCGACGCGAGTTTCACCCCCGCGGGCGACATGATTGTCTTTGGCATGGCGGCGATCAAGAACGTTGGTCAGAACGCGATTCTGTCGATCATCGAAGCGCGCGACGCGCTGAAGGTAGAAGGGAAGCCAGGCTTCACCACGCTCTGGGAGTTCTGCGAGAAGGTCGATCTGCGCCTAATGAACAAGCGCGTTTTGGAATCGCTTTGCAAAGCCGGCGCGATGGACGCACTTGGTAATCGTTCGCAGGTCTTTTCGGCGCTCGACAAAGCGATCGAACGTGCCCAGAAGGCTCAGCGCGACGCTCTTAGTGGACAATCCGGCCTCTTCGGTATGTTTAGCGATGAACCTGCGGCAGGAGCGAAGACAGACGCAGAAGCACTGCCTCTCGCCCCTGACTGGGACGAGCACACACGCCTCCAAAATGAGAAGGACGTGCTCGGCTTCTTCGTCTCCGGTCACCCCATGGATAAGTACCGCGAGAAGTTGCGGAACATGAAGGTGCTCGACACCGCTACGGCCTGCGAGATGAAGCCTGAGCCTGTCGTCTTCTCACGTGGCAAAGCAGAACCTCAGAACGAGATCTCGATTGCTGGCGTGATCACAGGGCTGAAGGTCGCGAAGTCCAAACGCTCCGGCGAGCTGTACGCCTCGGCGATCCTCGAAGATACCGTCGGCAAGATCGACCTGATCGTCTTCCCGGCAAGCTACGAGAAACTGGCTGAAAAGCTAAAGATGGAAGTGCCCGTAGTCGTTCGCGGATCACTTCGCGGCGAAGAGGACTCTGCCCCCAAGCTCGCCATTAGCGGCATCACGGCGCTCGAAGATATCAAAATCAAGTTGCCCGACGCGCTCCGCATCAAGGTACCGCTCCATAGCCCCGACGCCGAACTCCTGCAGAAGCTGCAAGCGCTCTTCGCTGGCGCACCCGGTACGGGAAAACTTATGCTTCGGCTAGAAGAGCCCGACCAGTTCGCCGTCGATATGGAGCCGCAGGGCGTCATGGTCGCCGCCGACGTCGCATTCGTGGAGAGTATCGAAGCCTTGATCGGCAAGGGTGCCGTCCAGATCATCCAATAG
- a CDS encoding septal ring lytic transglycosylase RlpA family protein, giving the protein MTASVSAAPTTSKVTASAVQTVTAKPAKRHWFEVGKATWYGGDFNGRKTANGDTFNENELTAAHRTLPLGSWIRVTNLKNKRSTMVRVTDRGPWVNNAVLDLSHAAAEKLGFSGTAKVKIEPVDKFGHPLTEVAQLTQNKSDQTATQ; this is encoded by the coding sequence GTGACGGCATCAGTCTCGGCAGCTCCGACGACCTCGAAGGTTACGGCATCGGCAGTGCAAACTGTCACCGCTAAGCCTGCGAAGCGTCATTGGTTCGAAGTTGGAAAAGCTACCTGGTACGGCGGGGATTTTAACGGCCGTAAAACGGCGAATGGGGATACGTTCAACGAGAACGAACTCACCGCAGCCCACCGGACCCTTCCTTTGGGAAGTTGGATCCGGGTAACCAATCTGAAGAACAAGCGGTCCACCATGGTTCGAGTTACGGATCGTGGCCCGTGGGTGAACAATGCAGTTCTTGATCTTTCGCACGCCGCTGCCGAAAAGCTCGGCTTCAGCGGAACCGCGAAGGTCAAGATTGAGCCGGTCGACAAGTTCGGCCATCCGCTCACTGAAGTTGCCCAGCTGACTCAGAACAAATCCGACCAGACAGCGACGCAGTAA
- a CDS encoding DoxX family membrane protein — protein MAYTLLRLFVGLDFFGHGYARIFTGTYLSGFADSMVKSMTTAPLDPNVVHIVGYIIPIVEVTLGVLLLLGLFTRWTLTLAFGLMFVLMFGVTMKQDWAAASQQLLYGLVLAILLFGREHYDLSWPSLFRHKA, from the coding sequence GTGGCATATACGCTGCTGCGTCTCTTCGTCGGTCTGGACTTCTTCGGACATGGCTACGCCCGCATCTTCACCGGCACGTACCTCTCCGGCTTTGCGGACTCCATGGTCAAATCCATGACTACAGCGCCGCTTGACCCCAACGTCGTCCACATCGTCGGATATATCATCCCGATCGTTGAAGTCACGCTTGGCGTGCTCTTGCTGCTGGGTCTTTTCACTCGCTGGACGCTCACGCTCGCCTTCGGCCTCATGTTTGTGTTGATGTTTGGCGTGACCATGAAGCAGGATTGGGCTGCTGCCAGCCAGCAACTCCTCTACGGGCTCGTCCTCGCCATCCTCCTCTTCGGCCGCGAGCACTACGACCTCTCCTGGCCCTCTCTTTTTCGCCACAAGGCATAA
- a CDS encoding M20/M25/M40 family metallo-hydrolase: MTDLNPIALTKQLVDIESTTYNEGACGEFLAEYLAGRGWSVARQPVSQPERAGTPGACEGHRFNVIATKPGIEPQLFFSTHFDTVPPFLGPCREDATHLFGRGVCDAKGILAAQVAAAERLSAEGLPVAMLFVVGEERDSAGAKVANEQPVRSSRFLINGEPTENKLALASKGCLRVELYAHGKAAHSAYPELGDSAIDKLVEALAKIQALELPVVEGIGDTTLNVGLLAGGRAPNVIADKAEAHLLVRLVGPSEPIRKAILAACKGLCEVEFSLELPFVQMRALDGFNTMVAKYTTDIPSLTNWGEPFLLGPGTIHVAHTPDEMILKQDILDCVELYVKLAKQLLSA, from the coding sequence ATGACAGACCTCAACCCCATCGCTCTGACGAAGCAGCTTGTCGATATCGAATCCACTACCTACAACGAAGGTGCTTGCGGAGAGTTCCTCGCCGAGTACCTCGCAGGTCGCGGCTGGAGTGTCGCGCGGCAACCCGTCTCGCAGCCAGAGCGGGCTGGAACTCCCGGCGCGTGTGAGGGGCATCGCTTCAACGTCATCGCGACGAAGCCGGGCATCGAACCACAGCTTTTCTTCTCGACACACTTCGATACAGTGCCTCCGTTCCTCGGCCCCTGCCGCGAAGACGCAACCCACCTCTTCGGCCGTGGCGTTTGCGATGCCAAGGGCATTCTGGCCGCACAGGTAGCGGCTGCCGAACGGCTCTCTGCCGAAGGACTTCCGGTAGCGATGCTGTTTGTTGTTGGGGAAGAGCGCGACTCTGCCGGAGCCAAGGTGGCGAACGAGCAGCCAGTGCGTTCTTCTCGCTTCCTCATTAATGGCGAGCCGACGGAGAACAAGCTGGCTCTGGCTTCGAAGGGGTGCCTCCGCGTCGAGCTCTACGCGCACGGCAAGGCGGCGCACTCGGCCTACCCGGAGTTGGGTGACTCTGCTATCGACAAACTGGTCGAGGCTCTTGCAAAGATTCAGGCGCTTGAACTGCCGGTGGTGGAAGGCATCGGAGACACAACGCTCAACGTTGGCCTTCTCGCCGGTGGCCGCGCCCCCAACGTCATCGCCGACAAGGCCGAAGCTCATCTGCTGGTGCGTCTGGTTGGCCCCAGCGAGCCGATTCGCAAGGCAATTCTTGCCGCCTGCAAAGGGCTTTGCGAGGTGGAGTTCTCGCTTGAGCTTCCGTTCGTGCAGATGCGTGCGCTGGATGGCTTCAACACGATGGTGGCGAAGTACACCACGGACATCCCGTCCCTCACGAACTGGGGCGAGCCGTTCCTGCTTGGCCCCGGCACGATTCACGTCGCTCATACGCCGGACGAGATGATCCTGAAGCAGGACATCCTGGACTGCGTGGAGTTGTACGTCAAGCTGGCCAAGCAGTTGCTGTCGGCTTGA
- the thiS gene encoding sulfur carrier protein ThiS, translating into MPDETLCLTVNGKNREFAATNPCSLDQVVVLLELRPDRVAIEHNGEIVPRSLWHATPIASNDRLEVVHFVGGGIL; encoded by the coding sequence ATGCCAGACGAAACCCTCTGCCTTACTGTGAACGGGAAAAATCGCGAGTTTGCCGCAACGAACCCGTGCTCGCTCGACCAGGTTGTTGTGCTGCTGGAGCTCCGCCCAGACCGGGTCGCTATCGAACACAACGGCGAAATCGTCCCACGTTCTCTCTGGCACGCAACGCCGATCGCCTCCAATGACCGCCTGGAAGTCGTCCACTTCGTGGGCGGCGGAATCCTTTAA
- a CDS encoding arginine deiminase-related protein: protein MSTSSIVSPVSEVFAATPHFTRPTFLMCPPEWYSVEYAINPWMAGNVNRSSRDLAFAQWKGIHNVLRSVADVRLLHPEPGCPDMVFLGHGALIHSGIAAVSSFSHSQRQVESKFLRKWLGEHGFLLWNTPAQTAFEGEGDVAFSTSGDVLWAAHGVRTCPAAHAHVADAWHVPVHSLHLVDPRFYHLDTCFMPLSDNFVLYYPAAFDTASRAAIERYYPEEKRIIVSERDATRMACCALNIGRTVFTGEVSKELAMRLFDAGFDVVQLELSEFIKGGGGAKSLALRLSDLPVTHSKLQA, encoded by the coding sequence ATGTCGACCAGCAGCATTGTTTCACCCGTCTCAGAAGTTTTCGCCGCCACCCCTCACTTCACCCGCCCAACATTCCTCATGTGTCCCCCTGAGTGGTACAGCGTTGAGTACGCCATCAATCCCTGGATGGCGGGGAATGTGAACCGATCCAGTCGCGATCTGGCCTTCGCTCAATGGAAGGGAATCCATAACGTTCTTCGCAGCGTGGCAGACGTTCGTCTGCTGCACCCCGAACCCGGCTGCCCGGACATGGTCTTCCTGGGCCACGGCGCCCTGATTCATAGCGGTATTGCGGCCGTCTCCAGCTTTAGCCACTCCCAGCGCCAGGTTGAATCGAAGTTTCTTCGCAAGTGGCTTGGCGAGCATGGCTTCCTGCTCTGGAACACGCCTGCGCAGACCGCGTTCGAAGGCGAAGGTGACGTAGCCTTCAGCACCAGCGGCGACGTCCTGTGGGCTGCGCACGGCGTGCGCACCTGCCCGGCAGCGCATGCGCATGTGGCGGACGCCTGGCACGTTCCGGTGCACTCTCTGCACCTGGTAGACCCACGTTTCTACCACCTCGATACCTGCTTCATGCCCCTCAGCGATAACTTCGTGCTGTACTACCCGGCTGCTTTCGACACGGCATCACGCGCCGCTATCGAGCGCTACTACCCGGAAGAGAAGCGGATTATCGTGAGTGAGCGCGACGCCACCCGCATGGCCTGCTGTGCGCTCAATATCGGTCGCACCGTCTTCACAGGCGAAGTGTCGAAGGAACTTGCTATGCGCCTCTTTGACGCAGGCTTCGACGTCGTCCAACTGGAGCTCTCCGAGTTCATCAAGGGAGGCGGCGGCGCTAAGTCGCTGGCGCTTCGCCTCAGCGATCTGCCGGTGACACACAGCAAGTTGCAAGCCTGA
- a CDS encoding acetyl-CoA carboxylase carboxyltransferase subunit alpha codes for MAADQKTAPVAPDVVPEAWLRTEVARHPQRPYPMDYIEALFTDFSEIHGDRRFADDAAMTAGMAHFHGTPVMVIGNLKGRSLKERVERKFGSPDPEGYRKALRTMKIAEKYGHPIFTFIDLAGANPGLGAEERGQGEAIARNLLEMSRLRVPTIATITGEGGSGGALALAVTDRVLMLENAIYSVISPEGCASIMWKDAAKRQKAAEALRYTAVDVQKFGCVDDVIPEPAGGAHTDPALMMQLMDERLQRHFAQLQSLSLDDLLTARYEKFRNLAQFYTQA; via the coding sequence ATGGCAGCAGATCAGAAAACGGCCCCCGTAGCGCCTGATGTCGTGCCCGAAGCCTGGCTTCGCACGGAAGTCGCGCGGCACCCGCAGCGACCTTACCCGATGGATTACATCGAAGCGCTCTTTACCGACTTCAGCGAGATCCACGGCGACCGCCGGTTTGCGGACGATGCCGCGATGACCGCTGGCATGGCGCATTTCCACGGAACGCCCGTCATGGTCATCGGCAACCTGAAGGGGCGCTCGCTCAAAGAGCGCGTTGAGCGCAAGTTTGGCTCTCCCGACCCGGAAGGCTACCGGAAGGCTCTTCGCACCATGAAGATCGCCGAAAAGTACGGCCACCCCATCTTCACTTTCATCGACCTCGCCGGAGCGAACCCCGGACTCGGTGCCGAAGAACGCGGGCAGGGCGAAGCGATCGCACGCAACCTGCTGGAGATGTCCCGTCTCCGTGTTCCCACCATCGCCACCATCACCGGCGAAGGCGGCTCCGGCGGTGCTCTTGCCCTGGCCGTGACCGATCGCGTCCTGATGCTGGAGAATGCAATCTACTCGGTGATCTCCCCCGAGGGGTGCGCCTCGATCATGTGGAAGGACGCAGCCAAGCGCCAGAAGGCAGCCGAAGCGCTACGTTACACCGCCGTCGACGTGCAGAAGTTTGGCTGTGTTGACGACGTGATTCCTGAGCCCGCAGGCGGCGCACACACCGACCCCGCGCTCATGATGCAGTTGATGGACGAACGTCTGCAACGGCACTTTGCACAACTGCAGAGTTTATCGCTCGACGACCTTCTAACGGCCCGCTACGAGAAGTTCCGCAACCTGGCGCAGTTCTACACACAGGCCTGA